The proteins below come from a single Metarhizium brunneum chromosome 1, complete sequence genomic window:
- the dap_0 gene encoding D-aminopeptidase codes for MARRTVYKLMVAAAVLPAVLSAQISVSSPLSAQTNKSPFTGDFNSHVEVLMDEWKLAGMAVAVIDGDDVFTEAYGYSNLPDTKATPETLWFTGSTTKAQLAASLAHLIDAKHHPALKDGWSTPISSIIRDDFVLRDRHATALLTLDDAVSHRTGVPSHDFALATYPDSNASTPVAHAVRNLRNLPAQLEPRVEWHYCNPMWQVLSHVVETVTGASLRKTLESVIWAPLGMKSTFLDVDSARASGLDLSTGYWYDDKKGEHVAMPFMATAEVSGAGAVISSVVDYARWVKALLKKDAFLSEATHEDIVRPRFVSMAEPSKGADVTTYALGWFRTVLHGERTIWHSGSTGTHGALVYWLPERQYGLVVFANYPNGVLEAVTYRLLEDRLGVPQDRRIDINGLQKEALRRRKQDLANATALLFPRLPSPRLPPSVDPSLLAGTYHNDGYGRLALSEQTGDDGRTLLVADRPEFIWAQRVTLEHASGDYWTARWRFRDESPETGQFFKARFVVGSDGEVEGLEVTYRAGVDGFLDGVVFYARTR; via the exons ATGGCACGGCGGACCGTATACAAGTTGATGGTCGCCGCGGCCGTGTTGCCAGCCGTATTGTCCGCGCAGATTTCAGTCTCCAGTCCCCTCTCCGCGCAGACAAACAAGAGCCCCTTCACGGGTGACTTCAACAGCCATGTGGAGGTTCTGATGGATGAGTGGAAGTTGGCGGGGATGGCAGTGGCCGTCatcgatggcgacgacgtcttCACAGAG GCATACGGCTACTCGAACCTCCCGGACACAAAGGCCACGCCCGAAACGCTCTGGTTTACTGGCTCGACGACCAAGGCGCAGCTCGCGGCGTCTCTAGCCCACCTCATCGACGCCAAGCACCACCCGGCCCTCAAGGACGGCTGGTCCACGCCCATCTCGTCCATTATCCGCGACGACTTTGTCCTCCGGGACAGGCATGCCACGGCGCTCCTGACGCTGGACGACGCCGTCAGCCACCGCACCGGCGTGCCGAGCCACGACTTCGCGCTCGCGACGTACCCCGACTCCAACGCCAGCACGCCCGTCGCGCACGCCGTCCGGAACCTGCGCAACCTCCCGGCCCAGCTGGAGCCCAGGGTGGAATGGCACTACTGTAACCCCATGTGGCAGGTCCTGTCGCACGTTGTCGAGACCGTCACGGGGGCGTCGTTGCGCAAGACTCTGGAGAGCGTCATCTGGGCCCCGCTGGGGATGAAGTCGACGTTTCTGGACGTGGACAGCGCCAGGGCGTCCGGGCTGGATCTCTCCACGGGGTACTGGTACGACGACAAGAAGGGGGAGCACGTCGCCATGCCcttcatggccacggccgaggtCTCCGGCGCGGGGGCCGTCATTTCCAGCGTGGTCGACTACGCGCGCTGGGTAAAGGCGCTGCTGAAGAAGGACGCGTTTCTGTCCGAGGCCACGCACGAGGACATTGTCCGGCCGCGCTTCGTTTCCATGGCGGAGCCGAGCAAGGGCGCCGACGTGACGACGTACGCGCTGGGCTGGTTCCGGACGGTGCTGCACGGCGAGAGGACCATCTGGCACTCTGGCTCGACGGGCACGCACGGCGCGCTGGTGTACTGGCTGCCCGAGAGGCAGTACGGCCTCGTTGTCTTTGCGAATTACCCCAACGGCGTCTTGGAGGCGGTGACGTATCGCCTGCTTGAGGACAGGCTGGGCGTCCCACAGGACAGGCGTATCGATATCAACGGATT ACAAAAAGAAGCCCTCCGAAGAAGAAAGCAGGACCTTGCCAACGCCACAGCGCTCCTGTTCCCAAGGCTGCCCTCTCCTCGTCTCCCGCCGTCCGTGGACCCGTCGCTGCTCGCAGGGACGTACCACAACGATGGATATGGGAGGCTCGCGCTCAGCGAACAGACTGGGGACGACGGGAGGACACTGCTGGTGGCGGATCGGCCAGAGTTCATTTGGGCGCAGCGGGTGACGCTGGAGCACGCCTCCGGGGACTACTGGACGGCGCGGTGGCGGTTCAGAGACGAGAGCCCTGAGACTGGGCAGTTTTTCAAGGCGCGCTTCGTGGTGGGCAGCGATGGAGAGGTGGAAGGGCTGGAGGTTACGTATCGAGCTGGTGTAGACGGTTTCCTGGACGGAGTTGTGTTTTATGCGAGGACCAGGTAG
- the PDX3 gene encoding Pyridoxamine 5'-phosphate oxidase: MALYRRPSQAKLIFAPAGSSPHGQAEQFTKSTLSRRDLHPTTPTPQFNSWFSQAQASSIPQPEACTLSTAELPSGRVSSRIVYLKELDAAGGFVVYSNFGTSRKAADLATNPHAALVFFWAPLQRQVRVEGVASRYSPGESQEYFDTRVRGSRIGAWASRQSQVLEPDGAVDGDDGRAQLEGWVADAEKTFEGREDIPVPDFWGGLRIVPTRVEFWQGRSCRLHDRFVYVREEGRDGEDDKWTLERLSP; this comes from the exons ATGGCACTGTACCGCCGGCCATCCCAGGCCAAGCTCATCT TCGCACCGGCCGGCTCCTCCCCCCACGGCCAAGCCGAGCAGTTCACCAAGTCGACGCTCTCGAGAAGGGACCTGcacccgacgacgccgacgccccAGTTCAACAGCTGGTTCTCGCAGGCGCAGGCCTCGTCCATCCCGCAGCCCGAGGCGTGCACCCTGTCCACGGCCGAGCTGCCGTCGGGCCGCGTCTCCTCGCGCATCGTCTACCTCAAGGAGCTCGACGCGGCGGGCGGCTTCGTCGTCTACTCCAACTTTGGGACGTCGCGcaaggccgccgacctgGCTACCAACCCGCACGCCgcgctcgtcttcttctgggccCCGCTGCAGAGGCAGGTGCGCGTTGAGGGCGTCGCGAGCCGCTACTCGCCAGGCGAGAGCCAGGAGTACTTCGACACGAGGGTCAGGGGCAGCAGGATCGGCGCCTGGGCGAGCCGCCAGAGCCAGGTGCTCGAGCCGGACGGGGCAgtggacggcgacgacggcaggGCCCAGCTGGAGGGGTGGGTGGCCGACGCGGAGAAGACGTTCGAGGGCAGGGAGGACATTCCCGTGCCCGACTTCTGGGGGGGGCTGAGGATCGTGCCCACGCGCGTCGAGTTCTGGCAGGGCCGGTCGTGCCGCCTGCATGACCGCTTCGTCTATGTCAGGGAGGAGGGCAgagacggcgaggacgacaagTGGACGTTGGAGAGGTTGAGCCCGtag
- the PPP4C gene encoding Serine/threonine-protein phosphatase 4 catalytic subunit, giving the protein MSDLDKAIAQLRACRPIPEAQVRELCHRARELLIEEGNVVTVSAPVTICGDIHGQFHDLMELFRVGGDVPDTNYLFMGDFVDRGFYSLESFLLLLCLKVRYPDRMTLIRGNHESRQITTVYGFYDECLRKYGSANVWRYCCDVFDYLALGAIVLGASNTLSPASGPADEETEIEVCDQNGSIMSRFPRQRQRQQSSQPSSSQEHGANGSGPAGQTGPPGSGASGSSNGSVGNPAGAVLCVHGGLSPLIDTVDKIRLIDRKQEVPHEGAMCDLLWSDPDDIDGWGLSPRGAGFLFGADIVKVFNHRNDLSLIARAHQLVMEGFKEMFDASIVTVWSAPNYCYRCGNVAAVLELTEDESGTGVFSRSNGEVNRSDGGRGVMMESNGMMKSGPARRYRVFQAAPQDSRGMPAKKPVADYFL; this is encoded by the exons ATGAGCGACCTCGACAA GGCTATCGCGCAGCTGCGTGCTTGTCGACCCATTCCAGAGGCCCAAGTGCGAGAGCTGTGCCACCGCGCACGAGAGCTTCTGATCGAGGAGGGCAACGTGGTCACGGTATCAGCGCCAGTCACA ATTTGTGGCGACATTCACGGTCAGTTTCACGATTTGATGGAACTATTCCGAGTTGGCGGAGATGTCCCTGATACGAATTATTTATTCATGG GCGACTTTGTGGACCGAGGCTTCTACTCTCTCGAAtcatttcttcttcttctatgCTTAAAAGTACGATACCCCGACCGCATGACGCTTATCCGCGGCAACCACGAGTCCCGTCAAATCACCACAGTATACGGCTTCTACGATGAATGCTTGCGGAAATATGGAAGCGCAAACGTTTGGCGGTATTGCTGTGATGTATTCGACTATTTGGCCCTCGGGGCCATTGTTCTGGGCGCATCCAACACATTGTCCCCTGCGTCTGGACCAGCGGACGAAGAGACTGAGATTGAAGTGTGCGACCAGAACGGCTCCATCATGAGTCGGTTCcctcgccagcgccagcgccagcagtCTTCTCAGCCTAGCAGCTCCCAGGAGCACGGCGCAAACGGCAGCGGTCCCGCAGGGCAGACCGGACCTCCCGGCTCAGGCGCCTCGGGCTCCAGCAATGGCAGCGTGGGCAACCCAGCCGGAGCCGTGCTCTGCGTCCATGGCGGCCTGAGCCCGCTGATTGATACAGTCGATAAGATCCGCCTGATCGATCGGAAGCAAGAGGTCCCCCACGAGGGCGCTATGTGTGACCTCCTGTGGTCCGACCCCGACGACATCGATGGCTGGGGGCTGTCGCCGCGCGGCGCAGGATTCCTCTTTGGCGCTGATATTGTCAAAGTATTCAACCACCGAAACGACCTGAGCCTCATAGCTCGCGCACATCAACTCGTCATGGAGGGCTTCAAGGAAATGTTCGACGCCTCCATTGTGACGGTCTGGTCGGCTCCGAATTACTGCTACCGCTGTGGCAACGTTGCCGCCGTCCTGGAGCTAACCGAAGACGAGTCTGGCACGGGCGTCTTCTCCCGCAGCAACGGCGAGGTGAACAGGAGCGATGGCGGGCGAGGGGTAATGATGGAGTCGAAtgggatgatgaagagcggTCCTGCGAGACGGTATCGTGTGTTCCAGGCAGCGCCCCAAGATTCACGGGGTATGCCCGCCAAGAAGCCAGTCGCGGATTACTTCCTGTAG